One window of Quercus robur chromosome 5, dhQueRobu3.1, whole genome shotgun sequence genomic DNA carries:
- the LOC126725062 gene encoding uncharacterized protein LOC126725062 — translation MASHYGYICIYLKRPKTATQPARLEQTFTSSLDKVDLHFKKAGYWHVKGTWTSSSVSVDFHKIQVYKYLPWMLHQRTFLVLHLLEYMQFKQTVTIDDSCAWKSQSFVI, via the exons ATGGCCAGCCATTATGGTTATATTTGCATATATCTAAAGAGGCCAAAGACTGCAACGCAGCCAGCAAGGTTAGAACAAA CTTTTACAAGCAGCCTGGATAAGGTAgaccttcatttcaagaag GCAGGATATTGGCATGTGAAAGGTACTTGGACAAGCAGTTCAGTTTCAGTTGACTTTCATAAAATCCAGGTCTATAAATATTTGCCTTGGATGCTCCATCAGAGAACTTTTCTTGTACTACACCTACTGGAATATATGCAGTTTAAGCAAACTGTTACAATTGATGACTCTTGTGCATGGAAGTCACAATCTTTTGTGATCTAG